Part of the Stegostoma tigrinum isolate sSteTig4 chromosome 43, sSteTig4.hap1, whole genome shotgun sequence genome, gagggatTAACCGCTGTGGTTCAATAGAGACTCGGGACAGGAGTTGTGGGGGTGCTGAAATGCGAAAGGACTCCCGCTGAtgggcctctctccctctcgcagtgCTCGAACGGGTTCATTTACGACGGGAACCAGAGCAAAGTGATGTGCCCGCAGTGCAAAGGCAGCTTCTGCTTCGAGTGTAGGAGGCCGGTGAGTTGGGGTGGGgcgtgggaggggaggggggtgggggcagggagagCATCTGCTGGCGCTGCTCATTGATGCGGAGATGTGACGGGAACTCTGCggtgcagagggacctggctGTACGACAACACAGAGATGGCCAGTTACTGGGACGGGCAGGTGAGATCCCGGCGTTTAGGGCCTCGTGATCTTATCGCTGTTAATCCAGCTAACGTTCTGGGAGCCAGGTTCGAATCCCGTTGCAGCAGGaggtggaatctgaattccaTAAAAATGTGTGgcactaagaatctaatgatggccgtgaacctcttgtcaggaaaatcccatccagTTCACTCATGCCCCTAAAGCAAACTActgtccttacccggtctggcctctCCAGACCCACACAGCGACCCTCTGGGGCTGTTAGGGATGGGGCGATTAAATGGTGGCCTAGAAGGTATTTTAGAAAAAGTCGGAATGTCTTGCTACAGCTATACACAACCTCGTTGAGACTCCacccagttttggtctccaagaGGTGGCTCGGGCAAGGCCAggttcttctccccccccccccccccccccaaaagggATGAAGGGGTTTGTACTTTAATTCATTCGTAGTTCGGAAAGTGCCGCCCAAGGATCTTTGGGCGAATTTCTCATAGAGGGCTACGCtggctagtctgtgagacagcgcccccccccccccccccccccggacccTGCTGCCCCGAGACGTTAGAGAGGAGGAGTTCGCAGGGTAAATGGAGCTGTGTGTGCCGTTCTCGACGCCAGGTCATCTGTCCAGTCTCATTCCTCCTTTGAGATTTTGCCGCGATTGGTGCAGCTGAGTGGCTTGCCTCAGGGAGCACTTGACGACATTAGCggcgggcctggagtcacgtgcataggatggcagtttccttcccgtaAACGACGTTGGCAAACCAGTTGGGCGTTCCTAGCGATTGGCAATGGGATTCACAAGGTCGGCGATAGGAACTCAAACCCCACCTGCTGCCCTGGGCGggactcgaacccaggtcccacAGATGgtcagctgagtttctgattgACAGTCCCGTGCTGGCACCACTCAGCCGTTGCCTCCCCTTGAGTTTGTGCCATGAGGGAGACATTGTGCAGGCTGGGGGTTTGGGAGAAGGAGAGGCTGATCTTGCTCAGATCCTGAGGGTTGGGTGCCAGGAGGGCGTTTATCCCAGAGTTAGGGGATCCTTGTTTATGTGAAAACTGGGCTGTCGTGTTTCGAGGCAAggaagaattttattttaatatgtaCCTCTGTCTCTGGAGGTACTTGGAGACATCTTCCCCAAACAGCACCATTTTAAATGTACTACGTGACCAACAAGGAAGGTGGAGACAGGACTGCAAGCACATCAGccttcaaggggctgaatggccttctcccgtTCCTATTCATCTACTCAGAAGGGCTGGGATGgctccagcatttattaccctgtccctaattgccttcccttgagaaggtggggtatGTGAGCTGCTccccttgaaccgctgcagtcccacGTGCTGTTGGGTAGATCCACAGTGTCCCtcatggggagagaattccagggattcagacccagccacactgaaggGACAGCTGATAtattaccaagtcaggatggggagtgggctCGGAGGGGGGGCTCTCGTAGtaggctggtgttcccatgtatctgctgcccttcccttgtccttccagatggtggaGGGGCAGTGGggaggtttggaaggtggtgtttgAGGAGCTTTAGTGAGTCTCTGCagggcgtcttgtagatggtacacactgctgcggctgTGCCTGAGTGGTGGGAGGAgcgggtgtttgtggatgtggtgccaattgagctgggggtggggggctgctctgtccctggatggtgtggagcttctcgagtgttgtcggagctgcccccatccaggggcaagtggggagtatcccatcagcctcctgacttgtgctgggtcgattggggtggggaggggagcaggaggggagtgactcgctgcaggattcccagcctctgacctgctcctgtggcCACTATTTATGTGGGGCTGGTCCATGGTCAGTTTccggtcagtggtaaccccaaggaCGTTGATAGCGAGGGGTAGGGGAttgagtgatggtaacaccactgaacgTCAaagggcgatggttagattgtgCCCAGCTTAGTGATGGTGTGTTTGACTATGACGGTTCATATGTCTTTAACCATTCACATGATTTTGTGCCTAATACAGGGCATTTGGCATTGGCAATCTCTCGCCCTCACACTCTCCTATTTTgctgtctctctttcttgctgcctctctcttttgctgtctctctctgtagcTCTGCCTttgtcctccctctctctgtttcacacttgctgtgtctctctctctctctctgttccgcACTTGCTCACCCTCCCTTTCATGCACACTCTCCCTTCTCTATCATGCGCTCTTTCCTCTTTTacagtctctctttcactctttttttaaaactgtctGTTGCAtcctctctctttcgctctctctgtctctgttacaGTCTCACTCCGGCCATTTCCTAACCATTCCTGTCCTTTCCCAGTGGGAACCACAACACCAGGGGATCAGCTGTGAGGATTTCCAGAACTGGAAGAGGGAGAACGATCCTGAGTACCAGGCACAGGGCCTGGCAGCCTACCTGAAGGAGAACGGGATTGGTAAGTGGAGAAGGACCCCGATCCCTGCAGGTTTCCGCGCAGGGCTGGGGAGAATGGATCCAGAGGGGTAGAGCTGCTGGAGACGGGATATGGGTAGGTCTGACAGTCCTGTTCCCAGTGACCTGACTGGAAATTCCCGTTTGGAGGCGGGAATGTGTGTGGGCATGGTGATCAGATCACACCAGAAACTCGTCATGTGTGCACAGATAGATGGAGTGGCTTCTCTGTACTTCGCCATCTCTCACCTCCCCCAACTCTGCAtctcctctttctctcccccctcctctccctcccccacccctaccaTTGCGAAACCGCTCCGTCCCGGGTttacgtcctggtgaacctccctcTGCCCCTGCCCCCAGTagaatcacatccttcctattgtgttgggtgggggtgggggggggggggggggggcggtgggcaCTAGAAccgcacacagtgctccagctgtgggcCTCTCAAAGTCCTACCCAGCTCCAACATCAcccagttctgagggaggagtcgaaacgttaactctgatttctctctacagatgctgagcttttcgggcaatgttctgtttttgtttgttgattCCCAGTACCcccagttcctttggtttttcgTTCCAACATAACCTTCCTGGCTCTTGTGAAACATGCTGGTAAAGACAGGTGTCCCATGTGCCGTGTTACCTACCCACCTACGTTAAGtcagggatttgtggacaagcatcccaagatcccgtctgttcctctgagcttcttgaatgctttGTCATTCACTGTGAGCTCCTCTGCTTTGTCCCTCCTTCCAAAGCTGACGTGTACGagggttaaattccatcggccGACCCAACCAAGTTGTTTGTATTCCCCTGTAATCCTGTTACAGGGCAGTGATTTGAGTGCCCACGCAGAGCAGGGTGTACCCTCCAGGGACTGAGCTGGCCAGCCAGGTCCCCACTTTGTCACTCAGCCGGCTCACCTTGTGAGGTGTCAGGGTCACCGCAACCGAAGCTGACTTCAAATGGTGCAGATGAGTAATGGCGCTGAAGGAGTTTCTCTCTGCCTacggtcactcactctctctcactcttctccCGAACCCTCCCACCAAAGACTGTCCAAACTGTAAATTCCGATACGCACTGGCGAAAGGGGGCTGCATGCACTTCAGGTGTTCACAGTGTCAGCACGAATTCTGCAGCGGATGTTATAACACCTTCCTGAACAAGAAAGTAAGTACAAGCAACATCTGTCATTCAGTTCCACCACAGTGTCTCTACTGATGTtactccctctcccccccagcaccctgtgttactgactgtatctgtactgatgttaatccctctccctcacactgtcactcagtaacccctctccccccagcgccctgtgttactgactgtatctgtactgatgttaatccctctccctcacactgtcactcagtaacccctctcccccccagcgccctgtgttactgactgtatctgtactgatgttaatccctctccctcacactgtcactcagtaacccctctcccccccagcgccctgtgttactgactgtatctgactgatgttaatccctctccctcacactgtcactcagtaacccctctcccccccagcgccctgtgttactgactgtatctgtactgatgttaatccctctccctcacactgtcactcagtaacacctctacccccccagcgccctgtgttactgactgtatctgtactgatgttaatccctctccctcacactgtcactcagtaaccccctctcccccccccagcgccctgtgttactgactgtatctgtactgatgttaatccctctccctcacactgtcactcagtaacacctctacccccccagcgccctgtgttcctgactgtatctgtactgatgttaatccctctccctcacactgtcactcagtaacccctctccccccccagcgccctgtgttactgactgtatctgtactgatgttaatccctctccctcacactgtcactcagtaacccctctccccccaagcgccgtgtgttactgactgtgtctGTACtaatgttaatccctctccctcacactgtcactcagtaacccctctcccccccccccccccacaagcgccctgtgttactgactgtatctgtactgatgttaatccctctccctcacactgtcactcagtaacccctctccccccagcgccctgtgttactgactgtatctgtactgatgttaatccctctccctcacactgtcactcagtaacccctctcccccccagcgccctgtgttactgactgtatccctactgatgttaatccctctccctcacactgtcactcagtaacccctctccccccagcgccctgtgttactgactgtatctgtactgatgttaatccctcttgCAGTGTCCGATTAACTGAATGTTCTTTGCAGAAATGCATGGACCCAGCGTGCCGCCTGAAGGAGACCCTGCATGCACACCACCCTCGGGACTGTCTGTTCTATCTCAGGGACTGGCCAGTGAACAGACTAAAGACTCTGCTGCAGGTAACAGCGGAGAGAGTGACTGGCAGGAGGCCATATGTGGGAGACCGGGCGCTGAGGAGGATCCACGGTGGTGCACAATACATGTCCAAGGCAAGAGCGGGAGGGAACTGGAGCCTCAGAAGAGCACGAGGGCAGGTGGGAGGGAATCCTGGAGTTAGGGGTAACCTGCACTAGGACGGAGGGGAACTACAGGACAATCTGTTTAAAACTGAGGTGTCTCCCTTTGAAAGGGGAGATGAGGAACAGGCTCGGTGAATTTCAAGGCTGAGTTTGAGTGAGTTTCGATTGAAGAGGTGGGGTGAaatgggaggtgatgggggaacaGGAGAGCTGGTGGTGAGGCTGCAAACAGACCAGACACCACTGTAATCAGATGGCACAGGAggttcgagaggctgaatggcctcctgcagctCCTGGTTTCCTTTTGAGAGAGGGACATGACActgggaaaggaagaggagggatgAGAGTATCGGGGAGATAGAGGGAATGCTATGGGGCTGGGCCCATACTGTGGCGTGAGAGGAAATGCATGGTGGGTACAGGCCTGTGACGTGTCAGGGACTGTGTGAGAAGGTGTACGGAGTTCACCGTCTGTTTGTGGACCCTGCCTGGGAGTTTGAGCTGTTCATCTCTGCTGACAGGCTCCCAATGACACCTGACCATTTACccactactctctctctcactctgtgtctctctcacactctcactctgtgtgtgtcactctccctcgctctcactttctctctgtctgtcactctctctctcatcgtctctctctctcgttcctgCAGAACAACAAGGTGACGTTTGACACAGACCCTCCCACTGGTGCTGAGCTGACACCAGGAGGTAAGTGCTATTCCTGATCCAAGGCTGTGAGTGACAGCGGGATCTTCCTGTGCTAAACCCTGCTTACTTCCTTGCCTGCCTgttctcctcctccacctccaccccctcccctcctccataTTCTCCCCTCTggagtaggagtatacttaaaagggaaatcaggagggcaataaAGGGGATATGACATAGCTTTGGCAGACAGGGTtatggagaatccaaagggattctgcaGATACATTAAGCACAAAATAGTAACAGCAGCAAGAGTAGGACCCCCTAAAGATCAGCAAgaccacctatgtgtggaaccgcgggagatggaggagatactagatgagtattttgcatcagtgtttactgtggagaagcttattgaagatagagaacatggggaaataagcAGTGACACCTTGGAAAATATTCATATTACAGAGAAGGAGGTGCTgtacatcttaaaatgcataaagatagataaatccccaggacctgatcaggtgtaccctagcaCTCTGCGGAAagccagggaagtgattgctgagccccttgctgagacatttgtatcatcgatagttatagatgaggtgctggaagcctggaggttggctaatatggtgccactatttaagaaagttggtaaggagaagccaggaaattatagaccagtcagcctgacatAGATGAAAGatgagttgttggagggaatcctaagggaatggatttacatgtatttggaaaggcagggagtGATGAGGGATagtaacatggctttgtgtgtgggaaatcatgtctcactgacttgaatttttttgaagaagtaacaaagagggttgatgagggcagggcggtGGATgtaatctatatggacttcagtgaggtgtTCAGCAAGggtcctcatggtagactggttagcaaggaaTAATTAACCATTTGGATACGGAagtggcttgaaggtaggaatcagagggtggtggtggaaggttgcttttcagactgcaggcctgtaACCTGTGGTGTGCCACACGGTTTGGTGCTGgatcactgctttttgtcacttacagatatgatttggatgtgaacagaggaggtatggttagtcagtttgcagatgacaccaaaagtggAGGTGTAGCGAACAATGAAAAAGATTACTTCAAAGTACGACAAgattcttgatcagatgggccagtagaacaaggattggcagatggagtttaatttaaataaatgtgaggggttaggacttatacactgaatgttaaggtcctgggagtgttgccaaacaaagagaccttggggtgcaggctcatagttccttggaagtggagtcgcaggtagacagggtggtgaaggtggtgtttggagggtcatgttggggctgtacaggacatcgattggggccacttttggaattctgcattcagttctggtctccctgctgtaggaaagatgttgtgaaacttgaaaggattcagaaaagatctatAATGATGTTACCAGGgttagaaggtttgagctacagggagaataGGCTggaaggttgaataggctggagctgttatccttggagcatcagaggctgagcggtgaccttacagaggtttataaaatcataagggccatgaatagggtgaatagacaaggttttttccccccagggtggATGGAACTAcgagaggggcacaggtttaaggtgagaggggagagatttaaaagggacccttttcacacagagggtggtgcatgtatggaacgagctgccagaggaaatgctggaggttacaacatttaaaagacatctggctgggtacatgaataggaagtgctGAGACGGTGTCTTATGAGAACAAGTCTTATGAAGATAATAATTTTTCAGGAGACAGCAGAGCCGAGGGACGCAGTAAGTTTTATTCCTGTATCGACCGGTCCAATACAAGGAGGGACCAAAGACATCCCTGAATCTGGCCTCCGTGTGAGGTTTCAATTTCCCTCTTGATCTGCAGCTCAGCTTGCAAGAAACCTCAATGACACCCTGATTCCGACTTCAAGTCGACTGCCTTTTATACATTTTCTTGTAACATTAACATGGTAGTACATATTTCCACTGTGTCTGTACTATTGGTTAATTAGTGCTGGGTTCCTCGACTATGATTGGGTTCCTAGAACATCATTCATTTAACAGCCTCGTTGCTATGATCTGAATGGGCCCCTCCTGGTTTGTGGGAAATTGAACATTGTTGCTTATCACTCTAGCTCTCAACTAGAACAGATAAGGCAGGCCCCTTGTAATTTTAAATCTTTTTGTAGTATTTTAGTGATTACTGTGCATCTTTGTATAAACCTCAAAATCCATATCTGTGATTATCTTGAAGAATCTTAATTAAAACCTTCTTGTAGAACCGGTTGATTCGAAAGGAACTTGAATAACTAATTGGTGCAAAATGTTTTTATCATTTGGATCGTAAAGAATGTTGCACATTCaatctcactgaagtaaacaGACTGGTGTTGTGCACTGAAACAAGTGTTCCTCACATTTTCTACTTTCTGTTAAACACGCACAGTCATTGGCTATTTttgtcagtttaggatatctggtcggcacagacaatttggaccgaagggtctgtttcagtgctgtgcgATTCTGCAACTCCTCCCGTCCATGCCCTCACTCCCagcctcttcccccccccccccccccaccccccctgccCCTCTGCTCACCTCCCTGGCCCCCTCCTCCGTGACCCTCCCAGAGTCTGCCCTCCAGTCCATTCTGTTTAAGGTGGAGCGTGAGGGGTTCTTCTCACTGACGTTGTGAAGGGCCATGGGGAGACTGTGGGGAAAACCCACAGCAAGTgcctgaaagggctgaatggtctagaAATGAGGCAGCTTGTCTTCTGAAGAAAGAGTGAGCAGTTTAAACCGATACACTCCGGAGTTTAAAAAGTAGgagaggagacctgattgagggaTGTAAGATGCAAGGGACTGAGAAAGTAGATGTGGAGAAAATATTTCCTCATGTGAGACCATTAAAATGAGAGGTCGTGTTTTTAGGATAAAGGAGGGGGCAGATTTTAAATAGAGATAGGGAGAAATTACTTCCCTCCAAGGGTGGTGATACCTgtggatagatttttaatcaggaacaaGTCGAATGGTAGTGGAGTGTAGGCAGGGAGACGGAGTTGAGACcgagataagatcagccatgattgtattcaATGGTGAAGCAgtctggaggggctgaatagcctcttcccTCTCTCAGTTCTTCTCTAGCTGTTGTGTTCCCAAGTTTGTTTCCGTCCTCCAGACCATCGGAGGGGAATGGGCCAAGGGAATTATGTTTCTGATGAGCAGGAACCTTGCCTGAGCTACTGGAAGCAGAGAGGAGAGCAAGCTAGGTCGTGGTGGGGGAAAAGGGCTGAGCCCCAAGGTCTGATGAACGaggggcgtgtgtatgtgtcggtCAAAACAGTTTAGTTTCTCACTCTGTCCTCTCGCTGTATGTATATGCCTAGGTCGCTGTCGGGTCATGGAGCAGAGGGAAGTGGGGGACAATCTCACCGATGCACCATGTGGGGCAGAAGCTCACAACGGACATGCAGGACTGTGCGAGTGAGTGAACACGACTGTGTGCCCTCCCAGTCTCCCCTCTCCCTtactccctccctttctctttcactccctgactctctctccctctctctcacaccccgtTCCTCTCTCTCATATAACATAGAAGAATataacgcagaacaggccctttggccctcaacgttgcgccaacctgtgaactaatctaagcccatccccctacactatcccatcatcatccatatgcttatccaaggactgtttaaatgcccctcatgtggctgagttaactacattggcaggcagggcgttccatgcccttaacactctctgagtaaaggacctgcctctgacatctgtcttaaatctatcatccctcaatttgtagctatgccccctcgtacaagctgatgtcatcatcctagaaaaagactctcatccaccctatttaatcctttgatcatcttgtatgtctctattaaatcccctcttagcctctttctctccaatgagaacagacccaagtccctcagcctttcttcatagggcctgcgctccagaccaggcaacatcctggtaaatctcctctgcaccttttccaatgcttccatatccttcctgtaatggggcaaccagaactgtgtgcaatattccaagttaggccgcactagcgttttgtacagttgcagcatgacatcacagctctggaactcaatccctctaccaataaaacctaacacaccgtaagccttcttaacagcactatcaacctgggtcgcaactttcagggatctatgtacatggacaccaagatccctctgcacatccacactaccaagaatctttccattgacccggtattctgccttccttttatgcttcccaaagtgaatcacttcacatttatctgcattgaactccatttgccacctttcagcccaattgtgcagtttatccaagtcttcctgcaacctgcgacattcttccacactgtccaccactccaccaactttagtgtcatctgcaaacttactaactcatccacctatgcctgtgtccaagtcatttataaaaatgacaaacagaagtggttcaaaacagatccttgaggcacaccactagtaaccagactgcaggctgaatattttccatcaaccaccactcgttgccttcttacagaaagacagtttctaatccaaactgctaaatctcactcaatcccgtgcctccgcattttctccaatagcctaccatgtggaaccttatcagaggcttcactgaagtccatgtacaccaaatcaactgccctaccctcatccacagaggatctcaagagggttggaatataaaagcagcgatgtgcttctgagtctttataaagctctagttaggccccatttagaatactgtgtccaattttgggccctacacctcaggaaggacatactggccctggagcgtgtccagcggagattcacacagatgatccctggaatggtaggtttaacgtatgatgaacagctaaggttcctgggattgtattcattagagtttagaaggttgaggggagatctaatagaaacttacaggataatgtgtggtttagaagggcTGGACGCTGGGGAGTtgcttccgttaggcggggacactaggacccgtgggcacagccttaaaattagagggggtaaatttaaaactgaaatgagacgacatttcttcagccagagagtggtgggcttgtggaattcattgccgcagagtgcagtggaggccgggacgttggatgccttcaaggtagagatcgacaaattcttgatctcagaaggaatcaagggctatggggagagtgcaggaaagtggagttgaaatgcacatcagccatgatttaaatggcggagtggacttgatgggcctaatggccttacttccactcctatgtcttatggtcttatggtcttacatgcttggtcaccttctcaaaaaactaaatgaggtttgtgagacatggcctgcccttgacgaatccatgctgactatctccaatcaaattgttgcttgctggatgattataaatcctatctcttagaatcctttccaaaacttttcctacaacagacgtaaggctcacaggtctataattgcctgggtcatccctactgcccctcttgaacaagggcacaacatttgtaatcctccagtcctctggtactaaacctgtagacaatgaggactcaaagatcaaggccaaaggctccgccatctcctccctagcttcccagagaatcctcggaaaaatcccatccagcccggggatttatctaccttcacaccttctagaattgataacacctcttccttactaacctcaatcctttcaattctaatagcctataactcagtcttctcatctacaatattctccttttcctaagtgaaaacagatgagaaatattcatttagcacctctctgatctccaggTCCGCACAcagcttcccacttctgtctttgactggccctatgcctaccctagtcatcctcttattcctcacatacctatagaaagttttagggttctcctttatttacctgccaatgtctgtaccctccttgctcttcttaactctctctttgaTCCTTCCGAGCTAACCTGTACCTCTCCATCACcacatctgaaccatctcgtctcaatgtcacataagcctccctcttccgcttaacaagagatacaatttctttagtaaaccacgtgTTCCCTTAGCTtatcactccctccttccctctcacaccccgtctctctctctctgtctccccctgtctctcactcactccctgtctctcactctctcactcctcgtctctctctctcactccccatctttctctctctcactccctatctctctcactcccagtctctctctctctcgctgtctctcactcacaccccatctctctcactccccgTCATTCTCTCTCGCACCCCGTTTTTCTCTCATTCCTCgtctctctccttgtctctctcgctccccgtctctctctctcgctccccgtctctctctctcgctccccgtctctctcactctctttcacactctgtctctcactccccatctctctctttctctctcacacactccccgt contains:
- the LOC125448889 gene encoding E3 ubiquitin-protein ligase RNF31: MQSLTSCECTVCRDCFKNYFTFTVREKHIKNLVCPGCSKPDIDDEGQLLSYFSTLDVQLRDCLDVDVYNLFHKKLTERTLMKDPNFKWCTHCSNGFIYDGNQSKVMCPQCKGSFCFECRRPWEPQHQGISCEDFQNWKRENDPEYQAQGLAAYLKENGIDCPNCKFRYALAKGGCMHFRCSQCQHEFCSGCYNTFLNKKKCMDPACRLKETLHAHHPRDCLFYLRDWPVNRLKTLLQNNKVTFDTDPPTGAELTPGGRCRVMEQREVGDNLTDAPCGAEAHNGHAGLCESHYKEYLVSRINSHSLDPAQLFNEEEMQRHLARYGRVQPPRAAGEDEATYRNRLFQAITSIPLGDKIPRVRK